One segment of Streptomyces sp. NA02950 DNA contains the following:
- a CDS encoding GlxA family transcriptional regulator, with protein MPTSRLYRVAVLVLEGAKPLDVGIPAQVFSTRVSMPYEVRVCGATPGLVTGGDGLSYDVAHGLDALAWADIVFVPGYRFPDRDDPPQAVVDALIAAHARGARLAAISTGAFALAATGLLDGRRATTHWHYTRALVARHPLIQVDENVLFVDEGSVLTSAGAASGIDLCLHILRGDLGVAASNHAARRLVAAPYRSGGQMQYVPRSVPEPLGERFAATREWALHRLGEPLTLDILARQAEVSPRTFSRRFVEETGYTPMQWVMRARIDLARELLERSQRSVEQIATDVGLGTGANLRLHFQHILGTTPSEYRRTFTRGT; from the coding sequence GTGCCAACCTCCCGCCTGTATCGCGTCGCCGTCCTTGTGCTCGAGGGCGCGAAGCCGCTCGATGTCGGAATTCCCGCACAGGTTTTCTCCACCCGCGTGAGCATGCCGTACGAGGTGCGGGTGTGCGGGGCGACACCCGGTCTCGTGACCGGCGGCGATGGCCTGTCGTACGACGTCGCCCACGGCCTCGACGCGCTTGCGTGGGCCGACATCGTCTTCGTCCCCGGCTACCGGTTCCCGGACCGCGATGACCCGCCGCAGGCCGTCGTCGACGCACTGATCGCCGCCCACGCTCGGGGCGCGCGGCTCGCCGCCATCTCGACGGGCGCCTTCGCACTCGCCGCCACGGGCCTGCTCGACGGCAGGCGCGCCACGACGCACTGGCACTACACGCGGGCACTCGTGGCCAGGCACCCGCTCATCCAGGTCGACGAGAACGTGCTGTTCGTCGATGAGGGCAGCGTGCTCACCTCGGCCGGCGCCGCCTCCGGCATCGACCTGTGCCTGCACATCCTGCGCGGCGACCTCGGGGTGGCCGCGTCCAACCACGCGGCCCGGCGTCTGGTCGCGGCCCCCTACCGCAGCGGCGGTCAGATGCAGTACGTGCCGCGCAGCGTGCCGGAACCGCTCGGCGAGCGGTTCGCCGCCACCCGCGAGTGGGCGCTGCACCGGCTCGGCGAGCCCCTCACCCTCGACATACTGGCGCGGCAGGCCGAGGTCTCGCCGCGCACGTTCTCCCGGCGCTTCGTCGAGGAGACCGGCTACACGCCGATGCAGTGGGTGATGCGCGCCCGCATCGACCTGGCCCGCGAACTGCTTGAGCGGTCGCAGCGCAGCGTGGAACAGATCGCCACCGACGTCGGGCTCGGCACCGGCGCGAACCTGCGTCTGCACTTCCAGCACATCCTCGGCACCACACCGAGCGAGTACCGGCGTACCTTCACCCGGGGCACGTAG